One window of the Manihot esculenta cultivar AM560-2 chromosome 14, M.esculenta_v8, whole genome shotgun sequence genome contains the following:
- the LOC110631018 gene encoding uncharacterized protein LOC110631018 isoform X2, whose protein sequence is MESNLTIGAWKERQRENDPLLPSKAQICFVQIPKHIHLCLHRSPDHGAKVLIRVSGHPSRSSILVSHQLITFPPEKRLQKLSHRSLRVHGYLLKSKRGRFSGPEQSSSCVQNTESLKRDKGQNWFQKQLCRQMNWEHDSEFAAAVAAAAFAIYTLEEAEEEYRRKIRKEFEKSKTEVRTRKEDRSAGSVRVTRSSSTKEVKDAELGHRAQDTFMPTRRPSRLASTRSMVSTDQREKANSTRSEVGESKVDSWEKAQLRKINKRYEKMKTKVLAWENEKKMEAKLHMERKKNELELRKSRNLQHYQINVERIDAIAGGAKAQVEEKRRSEEAEVKEKAKYMRRKGKNPVRCFCC, encoded by the exons ATGGAAAGCAACCTGACGATTGGAGCATGGAAAGAAAGGCAAAGGGAAAATGATCCTTTGCTTCcctcaaaagctcaaatatGCTTCGTACAAATTCCAAAGCATATTCATCTTTGCTTGCACCGGTCTCCTGATCATGGGGCTAAAGTTCTTATAAGAGTTTCAGGACATCCTTCCAGGTCTTCTATTCTAGTTTCTCACCAATTAATCACTTTCCCACCTGAAAAGAGGCTGCAAAAATTATCACATAGAAGTTTACGAGTGCATGGATATTTATTAAAGTCAAAGAG AGGGAGATTTTCTGGCCCAGAACAGTCCTCTAGCTGTGTTCAGAATACAGAATCCTTAAAAAGAG ATAAGGGTCAAAACTGGTTCCAGAAGCAGCTTTGTAGGCAGATGAATTGGGAACATGACAGTGAGTTTGCAGCTGCTGTGGCTGCTGCTGCATTTGCTATTTACACGCTGGAAGAAGCGGAAGAGGAATATAGGAGAAAGATCAGAAAGGAGTTTGAGAAGTCAAAAACAGAAGTCAGAACTAGAAAAGAGGATAGATCAGCAGGTTCTGTTAGAGTAACTAGATCTTCATCAACCAAGGAAGTGAAAGATGCAG AGCTGGGTCATAGGGCACAAGACACCTTTATGCCTACCAGAAGACCAAGTCGTTTAGCCTCTACAAGATCTATGGTCTCAACAGATCAAAGGGAAAAGGCCAATTCAACAAGAAGCGAAGTTGGGGAATCCAAAGTTGATTCTTGGGAGAAGGCTCAACTACGGAAGATTAATAAAAG GTATGAGAAGATGAAAACAAAAGTTCTTGCCTGGGAGAATGAAAAGAAGATGGAAGCCAAACTCCATATGGAAAGGAAAAAG AATGAACTGGAGCTGAGAAAGTCTAGAAACTTGCAGCATTACCAAATCAATGTAGAGAGAATTGATGCAATTGCTGGAGGAGCAAAAGCACAAgtagaagagaaaagaagaagtgAAGAAGCTGAGGTGAAAGAAAAGGCAAAGTACATGCGAAGAAAAGGCAAGAATCCTGTCAGGTGTTTCTGCTGCTGA
- the LOC110631018 gene encoding uncharacterized protein LOC110631018 isoform X1, whose translation MESNLTIGAWKERQRENDPLLPSKAQICFVQIPKHIHLCLHRSPDHGAKVLIRVSGHPSRSSILVSHQLITFPPEKRLQKLSHRSLRVHGYLLKSKRGRFSGPEQSSSCVQNTESLKRDKGQNWFQKQLCRQMNWEHDSEFAAAVAAAAFAIYTLEEAEEEYRRKIRKEFEKSKTEVRTRKEDRSAGSVRVTRSSSTKEVKDAAELGHRAQDTFMPTRRPSRLASTRSMVSTDQREKANSTRSEVGESKVDSWEKAQLRKINKRYEKMKTKVLAWENEKKMEAKLHMERKKNELELRKSRNLQHYQINVERIDAIAGGAKAQVEEKRRSEEAEVKEKAKYMRRKGKNPVRCFCC comes from the exons ATGGAAAGCAACCTGACGATTGGAGCATGGAAAGAAAGGCAAAGGGAAAATGATCCTTTGCTTCcctcaaaagctcaaatatGCTTCGTACAAATTCCAAAGCATATTCATCTTTGCTTGCACCGGTCTCCTGATCATGGGGCTAAAGTTCTTATAAGAGTTTCAGGACATCCTTCCAGGTCTTCTATTCTAGTTTCTCACCAATTAATCACTTTCCCACCTGAAAAGAGGCTGCAAAAATTATCACATAGAAGTTTACGAGTGCATGGATATTTATTAAAGTCAAAGAG AGGGAGATTTTCTGGCCCAGAACAGTCCTCTAGCTGTGTTCAGAATACAGAATCCTTAAAAAGAG ATAAGGGTCAAAACTGGTTCCAGAAGCAGCTTTGTAGGCAGATGAATTGGGAACATGACAGTGAGTTTGCAGCTGCTGTGGCTGCTGCTGCATTTGCTATTTACACGCTGGAAGAAGCGGAAGAGGAATATAGGAGAAAGATCAGAAAGGAGTTTGAGAAGTCAAAAACAGAAGTCAGAACTAGAAAAGAGGATAGATCAGCAGGTTCTGTTAGAGTAACTAGATCTTCATCAACCAAGGAAGTGAAAGATGCAG CAGAGCTGGGTCATAGGGCACAAGACACCTTTATGCCTACCAGAAGACCAAGTCGTTTAGCCTCTACAAGATCTATGGTCTCAACAGATCAAAGGGAAAAGGCCAATTCAACAAGAAGCGAAGTTGGGGAATCCAAAGTTGATTCTTGGGAGAAGGCTCAACTACGGAAGATTAATAAAAG GTATGAGAAGATGAAAACAAAAGTTCTTGCCTGGGAGAATGAAAAGAAGATGGAAGCCAAACTCCATATGGAAAGGAAAAAG AATGAACTGGAGCTGAGAAAGTCTAGAAACTTGCAGCATTACCAAATCAATGTAGAGAGAATTGATGCAATTGCTGGAGGAGCAAAAGCACAAgtagaagagaaaagaagaagtgAAGAAGCTGAGGTGAAAGAAAAGGCAAAGTACATGCGAAGAAAAGGCAAGAATCCTGTCAGGTGTTTCTGCTGCTGA
- the LOC110599811 gene encoding heparanase-like protein 1, protein MNQPMGFGLSLLFFLASMPIIFAQDVKHATIVVDGTLTIAETDDNFICATLDWWPPDKCDYNQCPWHNSSVLNLDLSHPLLGKAIQAFRYLRIRIGGSLQDQVLYEVGNLTSPCHPFRKIKGGLFGFSKGCLPMNRWDELNDFFSKTGAIVTFSLNALHGRHWIRRSVWGGAWDSSNAYDFMNYTVSKGHKIDSWEFGNELSGSGVGASVSAELYGKDVINLKDIIKDLYKNSDVKPLLVAPGGFYNQQWFAKFLQVSGSGIVNILTHHIYNLGAGVDPNLTNKILDPQYLSRISETFSGLVQTIQDNGPWASAWVGESGGAYNSGGRHVSNTFINSFWYLDQLGMAAKYHTKVYCRQTLIGGNYGLLNTTTFVPNPDYYSALFWHRLMGKGVLAVGSDASPYLRAYAHCSKGRAGITLLLINLSNQTDFIISVRNSLTMRLHVEKKVQRESLLMRSLKRSVSWVGNEASEGATREEYHLTPKDGYLQSETMVLNGIPLELTENGDIPRLDPVHNNVNSPIYINPLSISFIVFPNFDAPSCE, encoded by the exons ATGAATCAGCCAATGGGATTCGGCCTGTCATTGCTCTTCTTTTTGGCTTCAATGCCTATCATTTTTGCTCAAGATGTTAAACATGCTACAATTGTGGTTGATGGGACTCTGACTATCGCTGAAACTGATGATAATTTCATCTGCGCTACCCTTGATTGGTGGCCTCCTGATAAGTGTGACTACAACCAGTGTCCGTGGCACAATTCATCTGTCCTAAATCTG GACTTGTCTCATCCTCTTCTTGGAAAAGCTATCCAAG CTTTCAGATACTTGAGGATAAGAATAGGAGGTTCTTTACAAGACCAAGTATTGTATGAAGTAGGAAATTTGACTTCTCCTTGCCATCCATTTAGAAAGATTAAAGGTGGGCTGTTTGGATTTTCAAAGGGATGTTTACCAATGAACCGGTGGGACGAGCTGAATGATTTTTTCAGTAAAACTGG GGCCATTGTGACATTTAGCTTAAATGCCCTCCACGGGAGGCACTGGATCAGGAGGAGTGTTTGGGGAGGAGCTTGGGATTCAAGTAATgcttatgattttatgaactaCACTGTCTCAAAGGGACACAAGATAGATTCATGGGAATTTG GTAATGAGTTGAGTGGAAGTGGTGTTGGTGCAAGTGTCAGTGCAGAACTCTATGGGAAAGATGTGATCAACCTTAAAGATATTATCAAGGATTTATATAAGAACTCTGATGTCAAACCTTTACTTGTAGCACCTGGAGGATTTTATAACCAGCAGTGGTTTGCTAAGTTTCTTCAGGTTTCAGGTTCAGGCATTGTCAATATCTTGACTCATCATATATACAACTTGGGTGCAG GTGTCGATCCCAACCTCACAAATAAGATTTTAGATCCCCAATATTTGAGCAGGATATCAGAAACATTCAGTGGTCTCGTGCAAACCATTCAAGACAATGGTCCTTGGGCTTCTGCTTGGGTTGGAGAATCTGGTGGAGCCTATAACAGTGGTGGTCGTCATGTGTCTAATACATTCATCAATAGCTTTTG GTACTTGGATCAGCTTGGAATGGCAGCCAAGTACCACACTAAAGTATATTGCAGGCAAACGTTAATTGGTGGAAACTATGGTCTTCTCAATACAACTACATTTGTACCCAATCCTGATTACTACAG TGCTCTTTTCTGGCATCGACTTATGGGGAAAGGTGTTCTAGCTGTTGGTAGCGATGCTTCTCCGTATCTACGTGCTTATGCCCACTGCTCAAAAGGACGA GCAGGTATAACTTTACTTCTAATTAATCTGAGCAATCAGACTGATTTTATAATCAGTGTTCGAAATAGTCTGACAATGAGATTGCACGTGGAAAAGAAAGTTCAGAGAGAAAGCTTATTAATGCGTAGCCTTAAGAGATCTGTATCATGGGTCGGAAATGAAGCATCAGAGGGAGCAACCAGAGAGGAGTACCATCTAACTCCAAAGGATGGGTACCTTCAAAGCGAAACCATGGTTCTAAATGGAATCCCTTTAGAACTAACCGAAAATGGAGATATTCCCAGATTAGACCCTGTTCATAATAATGTGAACTCTCCTATATACATCAATCCATTGTCCATTTCATTCATAGTGTTCCCTAATTTTGATGCCCCCTCCTGTGAATAA
- the LOC110599812 gene encoding LYR motif-containing protein 4: MASSYAISRTEVLSLYRSLLRTARQFSDYNIREYTKRRTDDAFRENRNLSDSSSISAAFSDGKAQLDIAKRQAIVYSLYTTKIKSVMETNSYSSSSSSS; the protein is encoded by the coding sequence ATGGCGTCGTCGTATGCTATTTCGAGAACTGAAGTACTCTCTCTGTACCGCTCTCTTCTACGCACAGCTCGCCAGTTCTCCGACTATAACATCAGAGAATACACGAAGCGCCGCACTGACGACGCCTTTCGCGAAAACCGGAACCTATCGGACTCCTCTTCCATCTCCGCCGCTTTCTCCGACGGCAAGGCTCAGCTCGACATCGCTAAACGACAGGCTATTGTCTACTCCCTCTACACCACCAAAATCAAGAGTGTCATGGAGACCAATtcctattcttcttcttcttcttcttcttag